A region of Pontiella agarivorans DNA encodes the following proteins:
- a CDS encoding glycosyltransferase, with amino-acid sequence MNCSKKILVIILNPDAASSRIRVLNLLPELDTAGLEVEVEVYPKTFRDKLRLFRKCRGFNLVVLQKKMPSPFDLFLLRKNCRKLGYDFDDAQHLPHDSKGSKSRSREVKFRNVIQASDFVIAGNRILEGWAREFGAIKTYVIPSAVETRNIAVKTEYTLGRRFVIGWVGGRVNLPHLMMLAPVLQALQSADIPVELRIVSDDTVEIPGVQVDMRRWDIETQEKEIAQFDVGVMPLPDTLHSAGKCAYKAIQYMASAVPVVASDVGVNRDVVKDGPGFAAIDSGEFINYLAELYGSEMLRKKCGGAGRLRAEKEFSNESVGALLAACLNDHLTEKGIKL; translated from the coding sequence ATGAACTGTTCAAAGAAGATATTGGTTATTATCCTGAATCCTGATGCGGCAAGCAGCCGGATCCGTGTGCTGAACCTGCTTCCCGAATTAGATACGGCCGGGTTGGAGGTGGAGGTCGAAGTTTATCCGAAAACTTTCCGCGATAAGTTGCGGCTATTTAGAAAATGCAGAGGTTTTAATCTGGTTGTTCTCCAAAAAAAAATGCCCAGCCCGTTTGATCTTTTTCTGCTGCGTAAAAACTGCAGAAAGCTGGGATACGATTTCGATGATGCGCAGCATCTTCCTCATGATTCAAAAGGGAGTAAAAGTCGCAGTCGGGAGGTCAAGTTCAGAAATGTCATTCAGGCATCGGACTTTGTGATTGCCGGAAACCGGATTCTGGAAGGCTGGGCCCGGGAGTTCGGCGCTATAAAAACGTATGTTATTCCGTCTGCAGTTGAGACACGCAATATTGCGGTTAAAACGGAATATACGCTCGGTAGACGGTTTGTTATTGGCTGGGTCGGCGGTCGGGTGAACCTGCCGCATTTGATGATGCTTGCTCCGGTGCTGCAGGCCTTGCAGTCGGCGGATATTCCTGTGGAACTGCGAATTGTTTCAGATGATACAGTGGAGATTCCCGGAGTTCAGGTTGACATGCGAAGGTGGGATATTGAAACGCAGGAAAAAGAGATTGCGCAGTTTGATGTCGGGGTGATGCCGCTTCCTGATACGCTGCATTCCGCCGGGAAATGTGCATATAAAGCGATCCAGTATATGGCATCTGCAGTTCCCGTGGTGGCTTCCGATGTCGGCGTGAATCGGGATGTTGTGAAGGACGGTCCGGGTTTTGCCGCTATAGACAGCGGCGAATTTATAAACTATCTGGCAGAGCTATACGGATCGGAAATGCTGAGGAAAAAATGTGGCGGTGCCGGGAGACTGCGTGCCGAAAAAGAATTTTCCAACGAATCGGTAGGTGCTCTGTTGGCAGCATGCCTGAATGATCACCTGACAGAGAAAGGTATTAAATTATGA
- a CDS encoding LptF/LptG family permease: protein MRKLTKYLLSDFLTIFGTALLLITFAFSIGTMYKLIDYMAKGLPLSVIGQFAVYTLPYSLSFTIPISALFSTLLLFGRLSSDSELAAMRGGGLSLFQISSPIILFSMLLSIICFYNSFTIYPKTTFAAERLKKNALSMGVEDPIKLLEEGRFIRDFPGYMIYVGKKYRNKVRDLVVYKTDRTSGEITDTLRADSGILTIDEEKMVLKIDLFDVRMEIADAEEPGKIHYMSARKHPIRVDLNDLTKKSSVRKKRKYLNFRELVYVLRNPEADMGWMRKYDMQVEHGRDLIEFHQRICLAIAPLMFVLVAIPLGITSHRKESSIGMLMSLAVMFIYYIFIILSDTFDKKPQYYPWLLPWIPIVLGQIYGLFMIRRAD from the coding sequence GTGCGTAAACTGACCAAATATCTTTTATCTGATTTTTTGACCATTTTCGGGACGGCGCTGCTGCTGATCACGTTTGCATTCAGCATCGGGACCATGTACAAGCTGATCGATTATATGGCCAAAGGACTGCCGTTGAGTGTGATCGGGCAGTTTGCCGTGTACACCTTGCCGTATTCGCTTTCGTTCACCATTCCGATCAGTGCGCTGTTTTCAACGCTGCTGCTGTTCGGGCGGCTGTCTTCCGACAGTGAGCTGGCGGCGATGCGGGGCGGAGGGCTCAGTCTGTTTCAGATTTCGTCACCGATCATTCTGTTTTCCATGTTGCTCAGTATCATCTGTTTTTACAACAGTTTCACGATCTATCCGAAAACCACCTTCGCGGCGGAGCGTCTGAAAAAGAATGCACTGAGCATGGGGGTGGAGGATCCGATCAAGCTGCTGGAGGAAGGACGGTTTATTCGTGATTTTCCGGGCTACATGATTTATGTCGGCAAAAAATACCGCAATAAAGTGAGGGATCTCGTGGTGTATAAAACAGACCGGACCAGCGGTGAGATCACCGATACACTCCGGGCCGACAGCGGTATTCTGACCATTGATGAAGAAAAAATGGTCCTGAAAATCGATCTTTTTGATGTGCGGATGGAAATTGCCGATGCTGAAGAGCCGGGTAAAATTCACTACATGAGCGCCAGAAAACATCCGATTCGTGTGGATCTGAATGATCTGACGAAAAAGAGTTCGGTACGTAAAAAACGGAAATACCTGAACTTCAGAGAACTGGTGTATGTATTGCGAAATCCGGAAGCGGATATGGGCTGGATGCGGAAATATGATATGCAGGTGGAGCACGGACGCGACCTGATTGAATTTCATCAGCGCATTTGTCTCGCCATTGCGCCGCTGATGTTTGTGCTGGTGGCCATTCCGTTGGGCATCACCTCGCATCGCAAGGAATCCTCGATCGGGATGCTCATGAGTCTGGCGGTGATGTTTATCTACTATATCTTTATTATTCTTTCGGACACGTTTGATAAAAAGCCGCAGTATTATCCCTGGCTGTTACCTTGGATTCCGATTGTGCTGGGTCAGATCTATGGACTCTTTATGATCCGCCGGGCGGACTGA
- a CDS encoding sulfotransferase family 2 domain-containing protein — protein sequence MRPIIAFAHIPKTAGITLVSILRRSYSWRHFDRPGFYRPLTARDLKQIRKVDRGLASIAGHTIQPHTNLHQQLPVRYYTFLRDPAKRLISEFKFYLRRSTYDENVHEHLEAS from the coding sequence ATGAGACCGATAATTGCATTCGCCCATATTCCAAAAACAGCCGGAATCACCCTCGTTTCCATTCTTCGGCGCAGCTACAGCTGGCGGCACTTCGACCGCCCCGGCTTCTACCGCCCGCTGACGGCCCGCGATCTGAAGCAGATCCGGAAAGTCGACCGCGGCCTCGCCAGCATTGCCGGGCACACCATTCAGCCGCACACCAACCTGCATCAACAACTCCCCGTCCGCTACTACACCTTTTTACGGGATCCCGCCAAACGGCTGATCTCCGAATTTAAATTTTATCTGCGCCGCAGTACGTACGACGAAAACGTGCACGAACACCTTGAAGCATCCTGA
- a CDS encoding M42 family metallopeptidase: MKKESKQFLASLINSISPSGYEGPVANVWKKEAKAFASRVWTDTHGNSHAIVNPGGSPVVMFAGHYDEIGFQISHIDDQGFCWIQALGGWDPQIAQGQRVQINTKKGIIRGVIGKVAIHLQSPEDRKKVSEVKDLWVDIGAKDKADAEKMVEIGDPLVVAYGYEEMANGLAVGRAFDDRAGAFVVLEAARQLSALNPAAEIHCVATVQEEIGLRGAQTAAYGINPDIGIAVDVTFATDHPNMADAVKRENLIELGKGPVITRGPNINAKLFDLLVKTAKAEKIPVQINAEPRGTGTDANALQLNRAGVTTALVSIPLRYMHSPCELISLKDLEACAKLIAKTVENITPETDFVPF; the protein is encoded by the coding sequence ATGAAAAAAGAATCAAAACAGTTTCTCGCCAGTCTCATCAACAGCATCAGTCCTTCCGGTTATGAGGGACCGGTAGCGAATGTGTGGAAGAAGGAGGCGAAGGCTTTCGCTTCCCGCGTCTGGACCGATACGCACGGAAATTCGCACGCCATTGTAAATCCGGGCGGTTCACCGGTGGTGATGTTTGCAGGGCATTATGACGAGATCGGCTTTCAGATTTCGCACATTGATGATCAGGGGTTCTGCTGGATTCAGGCATTGGGCGGCTGGGATCCGCAGATTGCGCAGGGCCAGCGGGTGCAGATTAATACGAAGAAGGGCATTATCCGCGGGGTGATCGGTAAAGTGGCCATTCACCTGCAGTCGCCGGAGGACCGTAAAAAAGTTTCAGAAGTGAAAGATCTGTGGGTGGATATCGGGGCAAAGGATAAAGCGGATGCAGAAAAGATGGTTGAAATCGGCGACCCGCTGGTCGTGGCATATGGCTATGAGGAAATGGCCAACGGGCTGGCGGTCGGCCGGGCCTTTGACGATCGTGCCGGCGCCTTTGTGGTGCTGGAGGCGGCGCGGCAGCTTTCAGCCCTGAATCCGGCAGCGGAAATTCACTGTGTGGCGACGGTACAGGAAGAGATCGGACTGCGCGGTGCGCAGACGGCGGCCTATGGAATTAATCCCGACATTGGAATTGCGGTGGATGTGACATTTGCAACGGATCACCCGAATATGGCGGATGCGGTTAAACGTGAAAACCTGATTGAACTCGGCAAAGGGCCGGTGATTACGCGTGGGCCGAATATCAATGCCAAGCTGTTCGATCTTCTGGTGAAAACGGCGAAAGCGGAAAAGATTCCGGTGCAGATCAATGCCGAGCCGCGGGGAACCGGAACCGATGCCAATGCATTGCAGCTCAATCGGGCCGGTGTCACGACGGCGCTGGTGAGTATTCCGCTTCGTTATATGCACAGCCCCTGTGAACTGATCAGCCTGAAGGATCTGGAAGCCTGTGCGAAGCTGATTGCAAAAACAGTGGAGAACATTACACCGGAAACCGATTTTGTTCCTTTCTAG
- a CDS encoding glycosyl transferase family 90, producing the protein MGLLTVQRANKLRFYARSALERALIPDAFYRVRLGKKLARLSAYDAEAMLDRVGYYNQLDRPFSLSDSAVALKELTGDVASAYFYDYRALMRYFPVEVRADVEFGDISFNQPHPTLVKSRPIGSGNENNILLKLNSVRHFIPIHDPVDYAEKKDMLVWRGAAWKKWRKDFLKQYWNHPLCDVGQVNPPSETAPAEWVKPKMSIAEQLQYKFILSIEGNDVATNLKWIAQSNSLCFMTRPKFETWMMEGRLTGGEHYVELRDDYADLPEKVEHYTAHPQEAREIIRNLQHYYRLFTDHRADELISLMVVKKYLELSGQALRGGQ; encoded by the coding sequence GTGGGATTACTGACCGTTCAACGAGCAAACAAGTTGCGGTTCTATGCGCGTTCAGCGCTGGAACGCGCGCTGATTCCTGACGCCTTTTACCGTGTTCGGCTCGGGAAAAAGCTGGCGCGGCTTTCGGCTTATGATGCGGAAGCGATGTTGGACCGGGTGGGCTATTATAATCAATTGGACCGGCCCTTTTCGCTTAGTGATTCCGCTGTGGCCCTGAAGGAGCTGACAGGGGACGTCGCTTCGGCCTATTTTTATGATTACCGCGCGCTGATGCGCTATTTTCCGGTCGAGGTCCGGGCCGATGTGGAGTTCGGGGATATTTCGTTCAACCAGCCGCACCCGACGTTGGTGAAGAGCCGTCCGATCGGTTCCGGCAATGAAAATAATATTCTGCTCAAGCTCAATTCCGTGCGGCATTTTATCCCGATTCATGACCCGGTTGATTATGCCGAAAAGAAAGATATGCTGGTTTGGCGGGGCGCGGCATGGAAAAAGTGGCGTAAGGATTTTCTCAAACAATACTGGAATCATCCGCTCTGTGATGTGGGACAGGTGAATCCGCCATCAGAAACTGCTCCGGCGGAATGGGTGAAGCCGAAGATGAGCATTGCCGAGCAACTGCAGTATAAATTTATTCTGTCGATTGAAGGGAATGATGTGGCGACTAACCTGAAGTGGATCGCGCAGTCCAACTCGCTCTGTTTCATGACCCGGCCGAAGTTTGAAACCTGGATGATGGAGGGACGGCTGACCGGCGGAGAACATTATGTGGAGCTGCGGGATGACTACGCGGACTTGCCGGAAAAGGTGGAGCATTATACCGCGCATCCGCAGGAGGCCCGTGAGATTATCCGTAACTTGCAGCATTATTACCGGCTGTTCACCGATCACAGGGCGGATGAGCTGATTTCGTTGATGGTCGTGAAGAAATATCTGGAACTGAGCGGTCAGGCACTGCGGGGTGGACAATGA
- a CDS encoding class I SAM-dependent methyltransferase produces the protein MKILNKKLQEALEQGGKIKLDLGCGQGPVEGFFAVDHLEMDGVDVVADLNEPLDLLPDNSVDEIYSRHCFEHIDNFLPLMKEIHRVVKPGGKIEIIVPHYSNVLAYSDPTHVRFFGLYTMYYFVSPEHQPKKRKVPSFYSDIRFQIHRIKIEFYRYTFFERLSVSLIKRLVNLSFGNQFRYERRWSSLFHASQIRYLMTPDK, from the coding sequence ATGAAGATACTGAATAAAAAACTTCAGGAAGCTCTGGAGCAGGGCGGGAAGATCAAACTGGATCTCGGTTGTGGACAGGGTCCTGTGGAGGGATTTTTCGCCGTTGATCATCTGGAAATGGATGGGGTGGACGTGGTTGCCGATCTGAATGAACCGCTGGATCTGCTGCCGGACAATAGTGTGGATGAAATATACAGTCGGCACTGCTTTGAGCATATCGACAATTTTCTCCCGCTGATGAAGGAGATTCATCGCGTGGTCAAGCCTGGCGGAAAAATTGAAATTATTGTGCCGCACTATTCCAATGTCCTTGCCTACTCCGATCCGACCCATGTTCGTTTTTTCGGACTCTATACCATGTATTATTTTGTTTCTCCCGAGCATCAGCCGAAAAAACGGAAGGTTCCCTCTTTTTACAGTGATATCCGTTTTCAAATTCACAGGATTAAAATCGAGTTCTATCGGTATACCTTTTTTGAGCGGCTGTCGGTTTCGCTCATCAAGCGATTGGTGAATCTCAGTTTCGGTAACCAATTCCGGTATGAGCGCCGCTGGTCCTCTCTCTTTCATGCCTCGCAGATTCGCTATCTAATGACGCCGGATAAATAG
- a CDS encoding ABC transporter ATP-binding protein — protein METTEQSNKSGIEKFRPYFGLLKPVKTQFAGGLSMGILYGAASGFGLPFLLYKIIPLVSADPRPDIWKMAAYIAVFPVAMLIRSASGFINTYLISFCGMRVLIQLQSRVLRKLQALPLGFFHENTVGDLMARVTGDTLALQQVLTKVANDLVKQPVTMIGAVSALIYLAVKEQDVWFLMLFLATMPLIILPLRVFGKRILKRAKQVQAQSGDISKYVSENLSAVREVRAFNLQENEITRFDQALDNFCHLSMKVVKYSNIVRPTVEVVGVFCVSGAVVYMLEKNIIAAAASMLAALYMAYDPVKKFGEIHVAMKKGEAALERIEYVLHAENYVPEPGHPVPLENVRGQVDFENVHFRYLEEWVLKDVTLSFKPGSVVALVGPSGAGKTTIADLIPRFYDVQQGEVKIDGIDVKSVSKEALRSVISVVSQDTFLFNDTILENIRIGRPEATDEQIFEAARHAFAHDFILELEEGYATVVGERGTRLSGGQKQRIAIARAFLKQAPILILDEATSALDSESEKKIQVALERLVCEKTVFMIAHRFATIRMADTIVVMEDGYVRGVGSHDELYNSDELYTKLYNRQFSGD, from the coding sequence ATGGAAACTACGGAACAAAGCAATAAGTCGGGCATAGAAAAATTCAGACCGTATTTCGGGCTGCTCAAACCGGTCAAAACCCAGTTTGCCGGGGGACTGTCCATGGGCATTCTCTATGGAGCGGCCAGCGGGTTCGGTCTGCCGTTTCTGCTTTATAAAATCATTCCGCTGGTGTCGGCCGATCCGCGGCCGGATATCTGGAAGATGGCAGCCTATATTGCGGTTTTTCCGGTGGCCATGCTGATCCGGTCGGCCAGCGGATTTATCAATACCTATCTGATTTCCTTCTGCGGGATGCGGGTGCTGATTCAGCTGCAGTCCCGGGTCCTCAGAAAACTGCAGGCGCTGCCGCTGGGGTTCTTTCATGAGAACACGGTGGGCGATCTTATGGCGCGCGTGACCGGCGATACGCTGGCGCTGCAGCAGGTGCTGACCAAGGTGGCCAACGATCTGGTCAAACAGCCGGTCACGATGATCGGCGCCGTTTCCGCTTTGATTTATCTGGCGGTGAAAGAGCAGGATGTCTGGTTTCTGATGCTGTTTCTGGCCACCATGCCGCTGATCATTCTGCCGCTGCGGGTTTTCGGAAAACGGATTCTGAAGCGGGCGAAGCAGGTGCAGGCGCAGAGCGGGGATATTTCAAAATATGTATCCGAAAACCTGAGTGCGGTGCGCGAGGTCCGGGCGTTCAACCTGCAGGAAAATGAGATCACCCGGTTTGATCAGGCGCTGGATAATTTCTGCCATCTATCGATGAAAGTGGTGAAATACAGCAATATTGTGCGTCCCACGGTTGAGGTAGTCGGGGTGTTTTGTGTTTCCGGGGCCGTGGTCTACATGCTGGAAAAAAACATCATTGCTGCTGCGGCTTCCATGCTGGCTGCGCTTTATATGGCCTATGATCCGGTCAAAAAGTTCGGCGAAATTCATGTGGCGATGAAAAAAGGCGAAGCGGCGTTGGAGCGTATTGAATATGTGCTGCATGCCGAAAACTATGTGCCGGAGCCGGGGCATCCGGTTCCGCTTGAAAACGTACGCGGACAGGTTGATTTTGAAAATGTCCATTTCCGCTATCTGGAAGAGTGGGTGCTCAAAGATGTGACGCTGAGTTTCAAGCCCGGATCGGTGGTGGCCCTGGTCGGACCGAGCGGTGCGGGTAAAACCACGATTGCCGACCTCATTCCCCGCTTTTACGATGTACAGCAGGGAGAGGTTAAAATCGACGGCATCGACGTGAAGAGCGTTTCCAAAGAGGCGTTGCGCAGCGTCATTTCGGTGGTGTCCCAGGACACCTTCCTGTTTAATGACACCATTCTTGAAAATATACGGATCGGGCGGCCGGAAGCCACGGATGAACAGATTTTCGAGGCCGCGCGCCACGCTTTTGCTCATGACTTTATTCTGGAGCTGGAGGAGGGCTATGCCACTGTGGTGGGCGAACGCGGCACCCGGCTTTCCGGCGGACAGAAACAACGCATCGCCATCGCGCGCGCCTTTCTGAAACAGGCCCCGATCCTGATTTTGGACGAGGCCACCTCAGCCCTCGACTCGGAGAGCGAGAAAAAGATTCAGGTCGCCCTCGAGCGACTCGTGTGCGAAAAAACAGTCTTCATGATTGCCCACCGTTTTGCCACCATCCGTATGGCGGATACGATCGTAGTGATGGAAGACGGTTACGTTCGCGGTGTCGGCAGTCATGACGAGCTCTACAATAGTGACGAGTTGTATACCAAACTCTATAACCGTCAGTTTTCAGGAGATTAG
- the dnaX gene encoding DNA polymerase III subunit gamma/tau, which yields MAYEVLARKWRPQQFSDVVGQGHVTRTLTNAIETDRVAHAYMFVGSRGTGKTTSARILAKALNCEKGPTPYPCDVCDSCKEVMAGNSLDVIEIDGASNNGVDQVRDLRDNARYAPARGPYKIYIIDEVHMLSTQAFNALLKTLEEPPEHVKFIFATTDVHKVLPTILSRCQRFDLRRISVQDIVDRLRKGCEEEGINITEDALLAIARGAEGGLRDAESALDQIISFRGKDIGEDDVLAVFGLVSRHVLENLTMAILKSDVPQIIHIVAEMDQAGKDLQRVVMELLESFRNLLVVIYAESGAAALELPEAQLAYYKNIAPDFEAGRILKIIDLLVEADGRMRYALSKKTLLETGLIRCSRAAETATINELLKQVADLKKNFKSGGAVAGSPSATTVSFGTSGQKKKIAPAGEVETLLKTWYEIIDQVGKADLLAKSSLLNTAPLKTTETQLVVGYDPEFTNDRSRLEDNRAKLALSRAVERYLGRQLSVVYEPLKADDPRPLPADKPMNSSGAGKTQMLTKEQQWYANPVVRLVVDAFNGEITDIRE from the coding sequence ATGGCCTATGAAGTTCTAGCACGAAAATGGCGCCCGCAGCAGTTCTCTGATGTTGTGGGGCAGGGGCATGTAACGCGTACGCTGACCAACGCGATTGAAACCGACCGTGTGGCGCATGCTTATATGTTTGTCGGCTCGCGCGGTACCGGGAAAACCACCTCGGCCCGAATTCTTGCCAAAGCCCTCAACTGCGAAAAAGGACCGACTCCATATCCGTGCGATGTCTGCGACTCCTGCAAAGAAGTCATGGCCGGCAACAGTCTGGATGTCATTGAAATCGACGGGGCTTCCAACAACGGGGTCGATCAGGTGCGTGATCTGCGGGACAATGCCCGCTATGCACCGGCGCGCGGACCCTACAAAATTTACATTATTGACGAAGTGCACATGCTCTCCACGCAGGCGTTCAACGCGCTGTTGAAAACGCTGGAAGAGCCGCCGGAGCATGTGAAGTTTATTTTTGCCACAACCGATGTGCACAAAGTGCTGCCCACCATTCTTTCCCGCTGTCAGCGGTTTGATCTCCGCCGGATCTCCGTGCAGGACATTGTTGATCGCCTGCGCAAAGGCTGTGAAGAAGAGGGGATTAATATTACAGAAGATGCTCTGCTGGCCATCGCGCGCGGGGCCGAGGGCGGGCTGCGCGATGCTGAATCGGCTCTCGATCAGATTATTTCATTTCGCGGTAAGGATATCGGTGAAGACGATGTGCTTGCCGTGTTCGGGCTGGTTTCCCGCCATGTACTCGAAAATCTGACTATGGCCATTCTGAAATCCGATGTGCCGCAGATTATCCATATCGTTGCCGAAATGGATCAAGCCGGCAAGGATCTGCAGCGGGTGGTGATGGAACTGCTGGAAAGCTTCCGTAATCTGCTGGTGGTCATCTATGCCGAAAGTGGTGCCGCTGCTCTGGAGCTCCCGGAGGCGCAGCTTGCATATTACAAAAATATTGCACCGGATTTTGAGGCCGGACGGATTCTCAAAATTATTGATTTGCTGGTGGAGGCCGACGGGCGGATGCGCTACGCGCTCTCTAAAAAAACACTGCTCGAGACGGGGCTCATCCGCTGTTCGCGGGCCGCCGAAACCGCAACGATCAATGAGCTGCTTAAACAGGTGGCCGACCTAAAAAAAAACTTTAAATCCGGCGGAGCAGTAGCCGGAAGTCCCTCCGCAACCACGGTTTCTTTCGGAACTTCCGGCCAAAAAAAAAAGATAGCCCCGGCGGGTGAAGTCGAAACGCTGCTTAAAACCTGGTACGAAATCATCGATCAGGTCGGCAAAGCCGACTTGCTGGCTAAAAGCAGCCTGCTGAATACCGCCCCGCTGAAAACTACCGAGACACAGCTGGTGGTAGGCTATGATCCCGAATTTACCAATGATCGGAGCCGGTTGGAGGATAACCGGGCAAAGCTGGCTCTCAGTCGCGCAGTTGAACGGTATCTGGGGCGTCAGCTTTCCGTAGTTTACGAGCCGCTCAAAGCGGACGATCCGCGCCCGTTGCCGGCAGATAAACCGATGAACAGCTCCGGCGCCGGCAAGACTCAGATGCTCACTAAAGAACAGCAGTGGTATGCAAATCCGGTTGTCAGGCTGGTCGTCGATGCATTCAATGGTGAAATTACCGATATCAGAGAGTAA
- a CDS encoding glycosyltransferase family 2 protein gives MNKLSVAIITYNEEAVIADAVKSAAFADEVVVLDSGSKDRTCAVAQELGAKVFSQEWLGFGRQKQRAVELCSNDWVFVLDSDERIMPELAEEIQVLLKSAPDRPGYQVARLNWFFGKPIRYCGLYPDYTVRLFNRTSGRFTEDAVHEKVVLDGEPGTLKNHMEHLAYDSIEQFVDKQNRYSSLNVKPSGLLTATLRSMWTFVRLFVFKKGILGGSHGFLIAVLYSQYTFWKYVKGREMETSLK, from the coding sequence ATGAACAAACTTTCGGTGGCGATCATTACATACAACGAGGAGGCGGTGATTGCCGATGCGGTGAAGTCGGCTGCTTTTGCCGACGAGGTGGTGGTGCTGGACAGCGGGTCGAAAGACCGTACCTGTGCGGTGGCGCAGGAGCTGGGGGCCAAGGTGTTCAGTCAGGAGTGGCTGGGCTTCGGCCGGCAAAAACAGCGGGCAGTGGAGCTCTGTTCCAATGATTGGGTCTTTGTGCTCGATTCTGATGAACGGATTATGCCGGAGCTGGCGGAAGAAATCCAGGTCCTGCTGAAGAGCGCACCGGACCGGCCGGGATATCAGGTTGCGCGGTTGAACTGGTTTTTTGGAAAGCCGATCCGGTACTGCGGGCTGTATCCGGATTATACCGTGCGGCTCTTCAACCGCACGTCGGGGCGGTTTACGGAAGATGCGGTTCATGAAAAGGTGGTGCTGGATGGAGAGCCGGGAACGCTGAAAAACCACATGGAGCATCTGGCCTATGATTCCATCGAGCAGTTTGTGGATAAGCAGAACCGCTATTCTTCGCTCAATGTGAAACCCTCAGGTCTGCTCACCGCTACATTGAGGTCGATGTGGACGTTTGTGCGTCTTTTTGTATTCAAAAAGGGAATTCTGGGTGGGTCGCATGGATTTCTGATTGCTGTTCTGTACAGTCAGTACACCTTCTGGAAATACGTTAAAGGCCGCGAGATGGAGACCAGTTTAAAATGA
- a CDS encoding glycosyltransferase family 4 protein, whose protein sequence is MDIAFIKQKFVSFGGGEGYLQRLMDRCAEQGARVHLITASWEGDVADQVRIHRIPMQTYSRRARLMSFSRGVSEYLRQNRFDAVMSLERTVGQDIWRGGEGVHRVWLQMRSMFEPPLKKMAVRASAFQREVLKTERECIHSTPFLIANSNMVKRDIIRSFPELDSSRISVIHNGVNPDMFSVVNRNENRIRLRNELGLGEGPLLLLAGSGFRRKGVKETIEMLQLQREAGLLVMGRDRPEAWEKYARKKRVHDRVRFLAPDKMLCSYFHAADIALVPSWYDPFPNVGIEALASGTPVVTTKSCGTSDLICEELNGAVFEYPDHIESFADAVDRALRISDPQAVCGTVEGMTDLWNAEQTMELLMKAARR, encoded by the coding sequence GTGGATATTGCATTTATCAAACAGAAATTCGTTTCGTTCGGCGGGGGGGAAGGGTATCTGCAGCGGCTGATGGACCGCTGTGCGGAACAGGGGGCCCGGGTTCATTTGATCACAGCATCCTGGGAAGGAGATGTGGCGGATCAGGTTCGTATTCACCGTATTCCTATGCAAACCTATTCCAGACGGGCTCGGTTGATGTCCTTTTCCCGAGGTGTCTCGGAATACCTGAGACAGAACCGGTTCGATGCGGTGATGAGTCTGGAGCGGACTGTCGGGCAGGATATCTGGCGGGGAGGAGAAGGGGTTCATCGTGTCTGGCTGCAGATGAGGTCGATGTTTGAGCCGCCGCTCAAGAAAATGGCCGTTCGAGCCAGTGCCTTCCAACGTGAAGTGTTGAAAACAGAACGGGAATGCATTCATTCCACGCCATTTCTGATTGCAAATTCGAACATGGTGAAGCGGGATATCATACGCTCATTTCCCGAGCTCGACAGCTCCAGGATTTCAGTGATTCATAATGGAGTGAATCCGGATATGTTTTCTGTCGTGAATCGGAATGAAAATCGCATCCGGTTGCGCAATGAGCTGGGGCTGGGGGAAGGGCCGTTGCTGCTTCTTGCCGGTAGTGGGTTCCGGCGAAAAGGCGTGAAAGAAACGATAGAGATGCTTCAGTTACAGCGGGAAGCCGGTTTGTTGGTGATGGGCCGGGACCGTCCTGAAGCCTGGGAAAAATACGCGCGAAAGAAAAGAGTGCATGATCGTGTGCGTTTTCTGGCTCCGGATAAGATGCTTTGTTCTTATTTCCATGCCGCCGATATTGCCCTTGTGCCTTCTTGGTATGATCCTTTTCCAAATGTCGGAATAGAGGCCCTGGCCAGCGGAACACCGGTTGTGACCACGAAATCCTGTGGAACATCTGACCTCATCTGTGAGGAACTAAACGGGGCCGTTTTTGAATATCCGGATCACATCGAATCATTTGCTGATGCGGTTGATCGCGCGTTGAGAATTTCAGATCCGCAAGCGGTATGTGGAACCGTGGAAGGTATGACGGATCTCTGGAATGCGGAACAGACTATGGAACTGTTGATGAAGGCGGCAAGGCGGTAG